Proteins encoded within one genomic window of Akkermansiaceae bacterium:
- a CDS encoding type II and III secretion system protein produces MYRSSRTALALMAVATSMPVTVTVATADEGGSYSGLAQREMIRRQEAVVDADRLLGEGREAYAKADYQVAVNKYRESLDRLPDAPSLEDRRLEYTAHLADASVALAQQHRRVGKYTEARALLDGVLAPNVDPENAAAKRELSYLDDPIRTNPALTYEHTQNVDAVRRGIYMAEGNYNLGKYDDAKREYENVLRKDPHNSAARRGLERLAAAKSDYYRAAYDHTRAELLMEVDKAWELAVPATLPDFPLQTDGRSGDTGGVAYITQKLKTIIVPRIDFEDTTVEEAIDFLRMRSVELDTMELDPTKKGVNFIVRRPRPAAAAAPSPDGTAPADTLAAAPDPSTIRIPQLRVRNVPLQTALQYICDAAKLRFKVDDFSVTLVPQNETGEDFFMRTFSVSPDFSTQLEGAGGGGAAAPVDPFGGGGDTGGSSLSTRKPIRELLINNGITFADGSSVTLAGGNLVVRNTPSELEKIENLVEVTRNNQPKQVKITTKFVEVSQENTDELGFDWVVSPFGLSENHLFGSGGTVSSGGFRGSGDFVNPVNGLTLPSFPADPSQNVTNIMTGGLRSGDQAINRNNIDAILNNPNRTAQQANVAPGIAALTGLFSDGQVQLIMRGLAQKKGTDLMTAPSVMAKSGQKAKIEIIREFIYPTEYEPPELPNSVGATGGTGGGIVGGLGGGSGMFPVTPATPTAFETRNTGVTLEIEPNVGDNDFVIELRFIPEIVEFEGFINYGSPIQSPSTDILGNPVTVTITENRIEMPVFSTRKVDTSLTIYDGYTVAVGGLMREDVQNVEDKVPILGDIPFIGRLFQSKSENRIKSNLIIFVTAQIIDATGRPLRGADAPPTSTPVSTSGAPDYNGGVLPDISLPQ; encoded by the coding sequence ATGTATCGTTCCAGTCGCACCGCCCTCGCGTTGATGGCGGTGGCTACCTCCATGCCGGTGACCGTCACGGTCGCCACGGCGGATGAAGGTGGCAGCTATAGCGGGCTCGCCCAGCGCGAAATGATCCGCCGCCAGGAAGCGGTGGTGGATGCGGATCGTCTTCTCGGTGAAGGCCGTGAAGCCTATGCGAAGGCCGACTATCAGGTCGCGGTGAACAAGTACCGCGAATCGCTGGACCGCCTTCCGGACGCGCCGAGCCTTGAGGATCGCCGGCTGGAATACACCGCCCACCTCGCGGATGCGAGCGTGGCCTTGGCACAGCAGCACCGCCGCGTTGGCAAATACACCGAAGCCCGTGCCCTTCTGGACGGTGTCCTCGCACCGAACGTGGATCCGGAGAACGCCGCCGCCAAGCGTGAGCTCAGCTATCTGGATGATCCCATCCGCACCAATCCGGCCCTCACTTACGAGCATACCCAGAATGTCGATGCCGTCCGCCGCGGCATTTACATGGCGGAAGGCAACTACAATCTCGGCAAGTATGACGATGCCAAGCGCGAGTATGAGAACGTCCTGCGCAAGGATCCCCACAACTCCGCCGCCCGCCGTGGCCTGGAGCGCCTGGCCGCCGCCAAGTCCGACTACTACCGCGCCGCCTACGACCACACCCGCGCCGAGCTTCTGATGGAAGTGGACAAGGCCTGGGAACTGGCCGTGCCAGCCACCCTGCCGGACTTCCCTCTGCAAACGGACGGTCGTTCCGGTGACACCGGCGGAGTCGCCTACATCACCCAGAAGCTGAAAACCATCATCGTCCCGCGGATCGACTTCGAGGACACCACGGTTGAAGAAGCGATCGATTTCCTCCGCATGCGCTCCGTGGAGCTGGATACGATGGAACTGGATCCCACGAAGAAGGGCGTGAACTTCATCGTCCGCCGTCCCCGTCCGGCAGCCGCCGCCGCTCCTTCCCCGGATGGCACCGCTCCCGCCGACACCCTCGCCGCGGCTCCGGATCCATCCACCATCCGCATTCCTCAACTGCGCGTCCGCAACGTGCCGCTGCAGACCGCCCTCCAATACATCTGTGATGCCGCCAAGCTGCGCTTCAAGGTGGATGATTTCTCCGTCACCCTCGTTCCTCAGAACGAAACCGGCGAAGATTTCTTCATGCGCACCTTCAGCGTGTCCCCGGACTTCTCCACCCAGCTTGAAGGCGCCGGTGGTGGTGGTGCTGCGGCTCCTGTCGATCCGTTCGGCGGCGGTGGTGACACAGGTGGATCCTCCCTTTCCACCCGCAAGCCGATCCGGGAACTCCTGATCAACAACGGCATCACCTTCGCGGATGGCAGCTCCGTGACCTTGGCTGGTGGCAACCTAGTCGTCCGCAACACTCCGAGCGAACTCGAGAAGATCGAGAACCTCGTGGAGGTGACGAGAAACAACCAGCCGAAGCAGGTGAAGATCACCACCAAGTTCGTCGAGGTTTCCCAGGAAAATACCGACGAACTCGGTTTCGACTGGGTCGTTTCCCCGTTCGGTCTTTCCGAGAACCATCTCTTCGGCAGCGGCGGCACCGTCAGCAGCGGCGGCTTCCGCGGCTCCGGTGACTTTGTCAACCCGGTCAACGGCCTGACCCTGCCGAGCTTCCCGGCGGATCCTTCCCAGAACGTCACCAACATCATGACCGGCGGTCTCCGCTCCGGTGACCAGGCGATCAACCGCAACAACATCGACGCGATCCTCAACAACCCGAACCGCACCGCCCAGCAGGCGAACGTGGCGCCGGGCATCGCTGCCCTCACCGGTCTGTTCTCCGACGGCCAGGTCCAGCTCATCATGCGCGGCCTCGCCCAGAAGAAGGGGACCGACCTCATGACCGCTCCGTCCGTGATGGCGAAGAGCGGCCAGAAGGCCAAGATCGAGATCATCCGCGAATTCATCTATCCGACCGAATACGAACCCCCGGAACTTCCGAACAGCGTCGGTGCGACCGGCGGCACCGGCGGCGGTATCGTCGGCGGTCTGGGTGGCGGCTCCGGCATGTTCCCGGTCACTCCGGCGACGCCAACCGCGTTCGAAACCCGGAATACCGGTGTGACGCTCGAGATTGAGCCGAATGTCGGTGACAACGACTTCGTGATCGAGCTTCGCTTCATCCCGGAAATCGTCGAGTTCGAAGGCTTCATCAACTACGGCAGCCCGATCCAGTCGCCTTCCACGGACATTCTGGGTAACCCGGTCACCGTCACCATCACTGAGAACCGCATCGAGATGCCGGTGTTCTCGACCCGCAAGGTCGATACCTCCCTGACGATCTATGACGGTTACACCGTCGCGGTCGGTGGTCTGATGCGTGAGGACGTGCAAAACGTCGAGGACAAGGTGCCGATCCTGGGGGACATCCCGTTCATCGGCCGCCTGTTCCAGAGCAAGTCGGAGAACCGGATCAAGAGCAACCTGATCATCTTCGTCACCGCCCAGATCATCGATGCCACCGGTCGTCCGCTCCGCGGAGCGGATGCCCCTCCGACATCGACACCGGTTTCGACCAGTGGTGCACCTGACTACAACGGCGGTGTGCTTCCGGACATCAGCCTGCCTCAGTGA
- a CDS encoding Amuc_1100 family pilus-like protein yields MSWIKDNKFAATLGGITLVGAAGLIVAGLQFSGKYAEAQASYEEQTSITNDAENLALYPTTANEQGKRKAVADYKAAAEALQTSFGKFRPEKLDNIPPQEFTNRLQAANAEVLAAFQASKTDVPGVFFLGFEGYTGSLAKGAATGILDFELGAMKELMLSLAKPGIAQLINVRREKLVEEDGGVFKEESGQVARPLSVEVTFKGSEAAARDFFSSIAGSDKHYYVVRSVRISNERKGPPLATDAKFDDPVPTTDAAPADGGFALPPDPAEAAPAADDAAPAPAAESAAPEAAAAAPAPVDTGRILQQVLGTEDIYVFVRIDIMQFLPAKKF; encoded by the coding sequence ATGAGTTGGATCAAGGATAACAAATTTGCCGCAACCCTCGGCGGGATCACCCTGGTGGGTGCCGCGGGATTGATCGTCGCGGGCCTCCAGTTTTCGGGCAAATACGCCGAGGCCCAGGCGAGCTACGAAGAACAGACCTCCATCACCAACGACGCCGAGAACCTCGCGTTGTACCCCACCACGGCGAATGAGCAGGGCAAGCGCAAGGCTGTGGCGGACTACAAGGCCGCTGCGGAGGCGCTCCAGACTTCCTTCGGGAAGTTCCGTCCGGAGAAGCTCGATAACATCCCGCCGCAGGAATTCACCAACCGGCTGCAGGCCGCGAACGCGGAGGTGCTCGCGGCGTTCCAGGCGAGCAAGACGGATGTGCCGGGTGTCTTCTTCCTCGGTTTCGAGGGTTACACGGGATCTCTCGCCAAGGGTGCCGCAACCGGCATCCTCGACTTCGAGCTGGGTGCGATGAAGGAGCTGATGCTCTCTCTGGCCAAGCCCGGCATCGCCCAGCTCATCAACGTCCGCCGCGAGAAGCTGGTGGAGGAAGATGGCGGAGTCTTCAAGGAAGAGTCGGGCCAGGTTGCCCGCCCTCTTTCCGTGGAGGTGACCTTCAAGGGTTCCGAAGCCGCCGCGCGTGATTTCTTCTCCTCCATCGCAGGCTCGGACAAGCACTACTACGTCGTCCGTTCCGTCCGTATTTCCAACGAGAGGAAAGGGCCGCCTCTGGCAACGGATGCCAAGTTCGATGACCCGGTGCCGACGACGGATGCCGCCCCTGCGGATGGTGGCTTCGCCCTGCCTCCGGATCCCGCTGAAGCCGCTCCGGCCGCCGATGATGCCGCTCCCGCCCCCGCTGCGGAAAGTGCCGCACCTGAGGCCGCCGCCGCCGCTCCCGCCCCGGTCGATACCGGCAGGATCCTCCAGCAGGTTCTCGGAACGGAAGACATCTACGTCTTCGTCCGCATCGACATCATGCAGTTCCTGCCCGCCAAAAAATTCTGA
- the pilM gene encoding type IV pilus assembly protein PilM produces MADTPATVALNIGSQRIGMAVFEAAKGGGLVLKAYESEAIVADPAMEAARVSQTRIAVASLAQKLKVGKSKVRYAISGQSVFTRFVKLPPLQEDNIEQLVTFEAQQHVPFPINEVVWDYELIENPGEKEVVIVAIKGDALDEINAAVTDSGLSTVEVDVAPMALYNAFRAAYGEPAETVLLIDIGARTSNLLYIEGKRFFTRSIAIGGAAVTAAVSKEYGVSFMEAEGTKVQHGMVALGGGHTEQLEESVAALAGVVRNALTRLPAEIARTTNYYRSQQGGSAPTRVILAGGGANLPYTLEFFQEKLNLPVEFFNPLGIVTAGKGMDPAVLQRDGHLLGELIGLGLRGLGKSRINIDLVPAVVEQARAADRRKPFLIGAAALVLLGAGGWAGLQYLAWQKAEKEKLQPLTETNEQLNPIADNIRGLLREEEGIRKVASGYTKAEDDHAYWYDLLSEVRGSFASDAVWITDLEPLNGYNPLADTKVDPKAGQPKSLIKPDFFSSAYGQTNLLVLTSDAPTGGRGASAQPVSLTDANAIRIRGFWRDNPAGQNVVSEILKKIRENTQSFNFDLPGKDGKPVTLKDEQILKVSVGNAGSGELGFPFEVTLPLAEPVAIR; encoded by the coding sequence ATGGCTGACACTCCAGCAACCGTCGCTCTCAATATTGGTTCCCAACGAATCGGCATGGCCGTGTTCGAAGCCGCGAAAGGCGGAGGACTTGTCCTCAAGGCTTATGAATCCGAAGCCATCGTCGCGGATCCCGCGATGGAGGCCGCCCGGGTCTCCCAGACCCGCATTGCCGTCGCCAGCCTCGCCCAGAAGCTGAAGGTCGGAAAGTCGAAGGTCCGCTACGCGATCTCCGGCCAGTCCGTCTTCACCCGCTTCGTGAAGCTGCCCCCGCTGCAGGAGGACAACATCGAACAGCTCGTCACCTTCGAAGCCCAGCAGCATGTTCCTTTCCCCATCAACGAGGTGGTGTGGGACTACGAGCTGATCGAGAACCCGGGTGAGAAGGAGGTCGTCATCGTCGCCATCAAGGGTGACGCGCTGGATGAGATCAATGCCGCCGTAACGGATTCCGGTCTCAGCACCGTCGAGGTGGATGTCGCGCCGATGGCGCTCTACAATGCGTTCCGCGCCGCCTATGGCGAGCCTGCTGAAACGGTCCTGCTCATCGACATCGGTGCGCGGACCAGCAACCTGCTTTACATCGAAGGCAAGCGCTTCTTCACCCGCAGCATCGCCATCGGCGGAGCGGCGGTGACCGCCGCTGTGTCGAAGGAGTACGGCGTTTCCTTCATGGAGGCGGAAGGCACCAAGGTGCAGCACGGCATGGTGGCGCTTGGAGGCGGCCATACGGAGCAACTGGAGGAAAGCGTGGCCGCGCTGGCCGGTGTGGTCCGCAACGCCCTCACCCGTCTGCCGGCGGAAATCGCCCGCACGACCAACTACTACCGAAGCCAGCAGGGTGGCAGCGCGCCGACGCGCGTGATCCTGGCCGGAGGCGGCGCCAACCTGCCCTACACGCTGGAGTTCTTCCAGGAGAAGCTCAACCTGCCGGTGGAGTTCTTCAACCCGCTGGGCATCGTGACCGCGGGCAAGGGCATGGATCCCGCCGTGCTCCAGCGCGATGGGCACCTGCTTGGTGAACTCATCGGCCTCGGCCTGCGTGGCCTGGGCAAATCCAGGATCAACATCGACCTGGTGCCCGCCGTCGTCGAGCAGGCGCGCGCTGCGGACCGCCGCAAGCCGTTCCTCATCGGTGCCGCCGCCCTGGTCCTCTTGGGTGCTGGTGGATGGGCCGGTCTGCAGTATCTCGCCTGGCAGAAGGCGGAGAAGGAGAAACTCCAGCCGCTGACCGAAACCAACGAGCAGCTCAACCCCATCGCTGACAACATCCGCGGCCTGCTGCGGGAAGAGGAAGGCATCCGCAAGGTGGCCTCCGGCTACACCAAGGCGGAAGACGACCATGCCTATTGGTATGACCTGCTTTCCGAAGTGCGTGGTTCCTTCGCCAGCGACGCGGTCTGGATCACCGATCTGGAGCCGCTCAACGGATACAATCCGCTGGCTGACACGAAGGTTGATCCGAAAGCCGGCCAGCCGAAATCCCTGATCAAGCCCGACTTCTTCAGTTCCGCCTACGGCCAGACAAATCTTCTGGTCCTTACATCGGACGCTCCGACCGGTGGCAGGGGTGCAAGTGCCCAGCCAGTATCCCTCACGGACGCGAACGCCATCCGCATCCGCGGATTCTGGCGGGACAATCCGGCCGGGCAGAACGTGGTTTCCGAGATCCTCAAGAAGATCCGGGAGAACACCCAGTCCTTCAATTTCGATCTGCCGGGCAAGGACGGCAAGCCGGTCACCCTCAAGGATGAGCAGATCCTGAAAGTTTCCGTCGGCAACGCCGGCAGCGGCGAGCTGGGCTTCCCCTTCGAGGTCACACTGCCTCTCGCCGAGCCTGTCGCCATCAGATAA
- a CDS encoding type I 3-dehydroquinate dehydratase: protein MPRPQPALNRPNIVGSFGRAGTIPATSAAAAAEAADLLEIRLDLMVAEGTTPERGIWSHLLDMPLLFTARRKEEGSPIELSHANREKLIRLAIEDAALIDIEVASISEMSAVIEEMAHLGLPWVASYHDFGKLPSTAALETAAALAGDAGAAVFKAAARVNSAADVARLAEFQAADHGLPVATMGMGPLAPVSRLLCAQYGSVLNYGYIGETPTAPGQWSAAFLKDAVSRLTTL from the coding sequence ATGCCCCGCCCGCAACCCGCCCTCAACCGACCGAATATCGTTGGCAGTTTCGGCCGTGCCGGGACGATCCCGGCCACGTCCGCAGCGGCGGCAGCGGAGGCCGCCGACCTGCTGGAGATCCGGCTGGATCTGATGGTGGCGGAGGGCACCACTCCGGAGCGCGGGATCTGGTCCCACCTGCTGGATATGCCATTGCTTTTCACGGCCCGGAGGAAAGAGGAAGGAAGCCCCATCGAGTTGAGTCATGCGAACCGGGAGAAACTCATCCGCCTCGCCATCGAGGATGCGGCCCTGATCGACATCGAGGTCGCCAGCATCAGCGAGATGTCCGCGGTCATCGAGGAGATGGCCCACCTCGGACTGCCATGGGTGGCATCCTATCATGACTTCGGAAAACTCCCTTCCACCGCCGCCCTGGAAACCGCGGCCGCACTGGCCGGGGACGCCGGCGCCGCCGTGTTCAAGGCAGCCGCGCGGGTGAATTCCGCGGCGGACGTCGCACGTCTGGCGGAGTTCCAGGCAGCGGACCACGGCCTGCCGGTGGCCACCATGGGCATGGGCCCGCTCGCCCCCGTGTCCAGGCTACTATGCGCGCAGTACGGCAGCGTGCTGAACTACGGCTACATCGGCGAAACGCCCACCGCCCCGGGCCAATGGAGCGCGGCTTTCCTGAAGGACGCGGTGTCACGGCTGACGACGCTTTGA